One window from the genome of Candidatus Hydrogenedentota bacterium encodes:
- a CDS encoding putative quinol monooxygenase codes for MITFTARLRALPGKEREAEEGLKAMAAAVQAHEPGALAYICHATPHPGEYLFFEVYADEAAKDAHMATPHFQKLMALMGPVLDADFGAKIENLNRVAGFMR; via the coding sequence ATGATTACGTTTACGGCGCGTCTGAGAGCGTTGCCCGGCAAGGAGCGGGAAGCGGAAGAGGGACTGAAGGCGATGGCGGCGGCGGTGCAGGCCCATGAACCCGGCGCGTTGGCCTATATTTGCCACGCAACGCCCCATCCCGGCGAATATCTCTTCTTCGAGGTCTATGCCGATGAGGCCGCGAAGGATGCCCACATGGCCACGCCGCATTTTCAGAAATTGATGGCCCTAATGGGGCCGGTGTTGGATGCGGACTTCGGCGCGAAGATCGAAAACCTGAACCGTGTGGCCGGTTTTATGCGCTGA